CCCGGTATTCACCCCATTATCGAGGTAGTCGATGAGGCTTTCCTGGCACATGTAGTGAACGATTTCGCGAGGCGTATAGTAGACGCCGAACTTCTTGTTGAATTTGTTTTCCTCGGCTTTCTTCTTGGACTTGATGGCTTTGGCCCAATCTTCGAAGGTTTCGGCGGTCACGCCGCACAGCTTCTCGAATATTTTGCCGAGCATTTCGGGATCGATGGCCACCTCTTTTTCCAGCGGCTCATCTTCCTTAACGGTGAAATTGTAGAGGTCGAAGATATCGAGAATGCCGCTGCCTTCTTCGGACGTGCCGGTGCGATTTGAAAAGAGGCCGTTGGGAAGGATGATCTCGGTATGGCCCCAATCGTATTCGGGATCGAACAGGCCTCCGTTGAGGAACGGTATCCGGCATTCCAGTCGATGATAGTAGCTCGGGTCCACACCGCCCCTGGATTCCTTATTGAGGGCGTCATAGAAGAGGTATTCCAGGCAGTCGTTGAAGAAGTTCTGGTTTCGCTCCCGGCATCGGTCGAACAGGGTTCGCAAAAAGCGTCTATCGCCATCGCCCCATCTTCCTTCCTCCGGGACACCCAACCAGCCTTTCTTTTGCAGGAAGTAGAGGAAGATAACCTGCCCCAAAAGCTTCTTGGAGAAGTCGACCGTATTCACGCCTTTGGCGGCGAAATCAAAGCGGATCTGAGGGTCCGCCGCAACGAGTTTATCCAGCGCTTCCTTCACGTCTATGAAGAGCTGGCGATACCGCTCGTAGAACTCCTTGGTGACCCGCTCGATATTGAAGGCCTCTTCAAGTTGAGTGAGTGTGGGATTGTGGACATCGTCCTGCAGAAGGGGGAGGAGCTGCGTCTGCGCAGTGTGGCTGCTTTCGTTTGACCTCACCAGGAAAGAGTAACGCCGGGACGGCGTGAGCTCAGTCTCGAGTTTGCCCTCATCATCGAGTCGGTAGTCCACCTTTACCAGGGAGAAACGCCAGTCTTGCGAATCAGGGGGGACGAACGCTACGAGAGCTGCATCTTTTAGGTCGCCGCCCATAGTTCCCTGAAGATACCGGGCCACGAAATTCCGCTGCCGGGGGCGCGCGTGCTCAAGAGAGGTTTCCTTCTTGAGGTTCACGATGAGGCAATCCATCTTGTGATCGCCATCGGAATACTTGCCGATACGCTCCATCGAGTTAACGAACGGCTGGAAGGCACCGGCGTTGGGGATGCGATTGCCGGCGAGCACGAAGTTGTTGGACGTATCGAGGCGGTTGAGGAGTTCCTTGACGAAACGAGTGAACCGGTCTCTATCGAAAGGCTTTTCAAACGTTTCTCGAATGATCCTGGCGGCGGTTAACCTATCCATGATGCTCCTCACCCGCGAATGCAGGCATGCCCCATTGACATTCCGGGGCGTGTTCCGTATCATTAGTATAGAATCACGATGAGAGGCCAATCCGCGGACTTAGTGCCGTGGCAATGCCTCTCTTTTTTTACCTCTTGTGCTCCAGCATCCCTCTCAGATTGTTCATGAATACAATGTGGGGCATCATCTTTCTGAACAGGGAGGAGAAGCTCGTCTGATTGGGTATCATGAGCTTGAGCAACTTTTCCTTCTTGATCAGATACTCTACTAAGCAGTAGAAATCCCCATCGCCGGTAACGATCAATGCCTTGTCGTAGTTCTCGTACTCAATCACCGCGTGCAGCACGAGCTCCGCATCGACGTTTCCCTTCACTCCGCCGTCCGGCAGCAGCAACGTGGGCTTGAAAACAAGGAGATAGCCGTCTTTCTGAAGGTTGGTGTAAAGCGTCTGGTTCTGGGGAACATAGCCGATGAAGAGAAACGCTTGCGTGATGTCGTATTTGTTGCCAAGATACTGCCGAAATCGATTGAAATCCAGCACCCATCCCTGCTTGCGAATCGATAGGTTCAGGTTCTGACTATCGATGAAGGCATAGTTGTTCGGTCGTTCCTTCATGCTTCTCCACCCGCCAGGTACTCAGAGAGGATAACCTCTCTGGGGCCGGCGGTCTGGGCGGCGCTTTCAGACAACGGCTCCTTGAAGAACTCCGGGGCGACGAGTGTCTTGAGCTTTCCCAAGATTCGAAGAGGATTCGATTCAGTGTTGAGAGCCTTCGCCAGATTCTTGATGGTCTGCTTGGGCAAAGCCCCCTCTTCGAGCAGCCTTATCACTTCTTTCAGATAAGCCTCATCGTCTTCGGTGTAGCCCTGATACCGTTGGACCGCTTTGATGATCTTGAGAAGTTTTGTTGCCGTATCCCGGCCCCCCTTGCCCCGGGGTTCCAGCGGCTCCTCAGTTGTAGCCAGGCTGAAAGCATCCTTATTCTTCTCCAGAAGTTCGAAGTAGTCATTGCCCGGGACCAGGCGCGGAGTAACCGTATCTGCTTCGAGCACCCTGGCGGCTGATATGAAGTCGAGTTCTTCGGATTGGCTGTTGCGGTCTGTCATGTAAAACTTTTGAAGCTTTCCCTTCCGGAAATAGGTCAGCAGCGAGTTTCCAGGGCTCTGATAGGCCCGCCCGGTGCGGGCTTTCTTGGGCAAGCGTTTGACCTTCTCGAAGAGATTGGGGTCGGCATCTCGAACGTCCCGGATTGCCTTGAGGTACTTGAGTTCGCTCTCTCCTTCCCCATCTTCCCCGGTGATCGTCTTCTTCGACGTCAATTTCATGAATAGATCGTGAGACTTGATTTCTTCGCCCTCGGTCAACAACCGGGCGTCTGTGCCAAGCATCTCGATGAACGCTTGGATCTTGGCCTCCGCCGCTTCCTTGAGCTTGATCTGTTCATTCGATTGAGTCGTAGGGAAGAAGTTGAACGTGTGGATGCGGTCGAATTTGGTGTCGACCCGGTTGATACGCCCTACCCGCTGCATCAGGCGAGTGGGGTTCCACGGGATATCATAGTTGACGACCACATTGGACCGATGCAGGTTGACGCCTTCTGAAAGAACCTCTGTTGTAACCAGAATCCGATACTGATTCCGGGTAGATTTGGCGCGCGCGTCAAAATTGGCAATGACCTTGTCGCGGATAGCTGTTCCCGAAGTCCCATGATAGCAAAGTGCCTGACGGGGGAACCTTTTTTCGAGGTTCTCGGCGAGGTATTCTGCCGTCTCTTTGGACTCCGTGAAGATGATGATCTTATTATCCTTGAGGATATCCGTTGATGAAAGTACTCGAAGAAACTCAATGAGCTTCGGATCGCGGTCTATTGTCTTCCAAAGGGCATCTACCTGATGGAGCACTTCGCGGTCGCTCATGAGCCTTTCTCTGAATTTAGGATCGAAATCCGAGCTGTCATATTGCCTTGCCTTGCCCTCGTCGATCATCCTCTGGATAGCCTCGTCGTCATCGCTCTCAAGGAGCTGGAATATCTTGCCGGCATGGTCTTTGCTGATGTATACATTGCCCTTTTCGAATTCGGCGAGGAATTGGTCATAGGACTTGATGAAACGTCTCAGAGTATTCCGAAACGCGTGAAAGCTGCTCTCCAGCCGTTTGACCAGGAGAATCTTCATGAACTTCCGCATGTTCTTTTCAGCAAGTTCCTCCGGCTGGGTGATCTTGCCTCTGTAGTAGAGCATAGGAGTATATCGGGCGTATTCGAACTTTTGAGTGACGAGGCTGATCGTTTCGGTGAAGACGAATTCCTCATGGGCGTTGAGCTGGTAGAAGAGAGCTTCAGGGTCGGCCACCTCAGGGAACTTGAGCCCCTGTTGTTTCAAATCCTCCGAGAAGTAGTTAACGATCTCTGATCGGGTTCTGCGGATCATCAGATATTTGAGGACTTTCTCCCGGATCTCCTTGGCGTTTTCGGCCACGACCTGCATATATCGCTCGTGGTCCTTCTGACGGTCAAGTCCCTCGAGCTGCTTTGAGAGGTGTGAAAAGAAGCCCTCCAGATTGGGCAAGTTGGGGATCGTGCTCTTTCGGCCTTTCTGGAAGAGCTTGATCTGGCTGAGGATATCTTGAGGGGAATTGTTGAGGGGCGTAGCCGTCACCAGGATAACTCGCTTGCCCCGGCAGATTTGGGCCAGCTTCTCGTATGTGGCGGTTGTTTCCGTGCGGAAGCGATGGGCTTCATCGATGAACACGTTCTTATAGCGTTCCGTGCCTTCCTGCAGAAGATCATCGAGCATTCCCAGCGATTTGAATTTGGCTGAAATGTTGAATTCGTGGAAGACGTTGCGCCAGGAACCGGGGTTGGTTTCATCAATGAGCACCGGCGGGGCAATAACCAGATGCCTCCCATCCAGTTCCTGAGCCAATCTCGCGCACACATATGTCTTGCCCAAACCGACAACATCGGATATGAAGACCCCTCCGTACTCGTCGAGCTTGGCCTTGGCATCTTCGACAGCATCGTTTTGATAAGCCAAGTCCATATAGCCTTCCGGGAAGTATTCGGCTTCCGCGCCTTCCTGATCCCGATTGATCTTATCCCTGAAGTACTCATAGAGGAATTTCAAGTACAATTCGTAGGGAGAGATCGTATCATTGAGCCAGGTACGGGTCTGGATCGTCTCGACGTACTTTTCCTTGAGGTCTACCGCATTTTCCCACAGCTCATTGAACTTCGAGATCGCAAACTCATAGTCTGCCCTGTCTTTCAGTTCGACATTAAATTCCAGGTTGTCCACTAGCCCAGACTGTGTGAAGTTGCTGGAGCCTGTTATCACGCGCCCCACGTCTTTATCCCCTTCGACGAAGGTCATGATGTAGAGCTTGGCGTGGATGTTCTCCGAAGGGTACGCCCGGATTTCCAGCTTACCGTCCCGAAGCCATGCAAGGAATTTCGCCACTCCTTCCTCCACTCCTTCATGATCGTCTGAGGTCTCCAGTTCCGTCGCTACGTCATCGGCGAAGTGCTGCTTGACCTCGGCATGAGACAGTAAAAGCTCACCCTGAACCGGGTTCTTGGCTTGGCGAACGAGTTCGACGGTTTGCCTGCCGGTTCCTATTCCGATGAGGATTCTGAGCTTCTCGGTCTTTTCGAGGGATTTGTAGAGGGCATGGAATCCGCTGGTGTAGAAATAACCGACCAGGACATCGAAGAACCGGGTATCTTTGATAAGCACCCGGAATCTGTCTCGAAGGTTGCTCTCCCCTTCATTGGTAATGAAAGTGGTATCCGTGCTCACAGACTATCAGTCAAACTTCTTCGGATTGCAGTTTAGGCTCTGGGAGGCCTTTACTGGTATCCTACTCTGACTCGCCGCGAGAGTCAATGCTCAAAAGCTACGCTCTTATGGCATGGGTATAGCGCGTTGCGTTCTTTTGTTTGCGCGTGATGTTTTCCCAAGTGGCTGATATTCATCTTAGATGAGTGGTGCAACCGGATTCACCGGAAAAAGTGAGTCTCTCGGGCGGATTGCTTGGTTGGCATATGGCATAACACTGTACAAGCAAGAGAGAGAAAGTACGATGCAAGTGAAAGCGGGTTCGAGTTGATGCTCGAACCCGGCTTTTATTCGGACGTGGAGCGACAGCGGCCTGGCGCGCAATATCAAGGCTTTTGGGCAGATACTTGACTGAGCGCCTATCGACCCCCTCCCGGACACAGCCTGCAACTGTACAGTATATAATCTCGCCGAAGAAAGCCTTCTTCAACGAGCTTGTGGATTCTTTCCTCCAGGTTCCGAAGCTCAGTCAACAGCTTAACCAGATCCACTACCCTCCCCGACCCAGCCATCTCCTTTATCATTG
This genomic window from Dehalococcoidia bacterium contains:
- a CDS encoding NYN domain-containing protein translates to MKERPNNYAFIDSQNLNLSIRKQGWVLDFNRFRQYLGNKYDITQAFLFIGYVPQNQTLYTNLQKDGYLLVFKPTLLLPDGGVKGNVDAELVLHAVIEYENYDKALIVTGDGDFYCLVEYLIKKEKLLKLMIPNQTSFSSLFRKMMPHIVFMNNLRGMLEHKR
- a CDS encoding helicase-related protein yields the protein MSTDTTFITNEGESNLRDRFRVLIKDTRFFDVLVGYFYTSGFHALYKSLEKTEKLRILIGIGTGRQTVELVRQAKNPVQGELLLSHAEVKQHFADDVATELETSDDHEGVEEGVAKFLAWLRDGKLEIRAYPSENIHAKLYIMTFVEGDKDVGRVITGSSNFTQSGLVDNLEFNVELKDRADYEFAISKFNELWENAVDLKEKYVETIQTRTWLNDTISPYELYLKFLYEYFRDKINRDQEGAEAEYFPEGYMDLAYQNDAVEDAKAKLDEYGGVFISDVVGLGKTYVCARLAQELDGRHLVIAPPVLIDETNPGSWRNVFHEFNISAKFKSLGMLDDLLQEGTERYKNVFIDEAHRFRTETTATYEKLAQICRGKRVILVTATPLNNSPQDILSQIKLFQKGRKSTIPNLPNLEGFFSHLSKQLEGLDRQKDHERYMQVVAENAKEIREKVLKYLMIRRTRSEIVNYFSEDLKQQGLKFPEVADPEALFYQLNAHEEFVFTETISLVTQKFEYARYTPMLYYRGKITQPEELAEKNMRKFMKILLVKRLESSFHAFRNTLRRFIKSYDQFLAEFEKGNVYISKDHAGKIFQLLESDDDEAIQRMIDEGKARQYDSSDFDPKFRERLMSDREVLHQVDALWKTIDRDPKLIEFLRVLSSTDILKDNKIIIFTESKETAEYLAENLEKRFPRQALCYHGTSGTAIRDKVIANFDARAKSTRNQYRILVTTEVLSEGVNLHRSNVVVNYDIPWNPTRLMQRVGRINRVDTKFDRIHTFNFFPTTQSNEQIKLKEAAEAKIQAFIEMLGTDARLLTEGEEIKSHDLFMKLTSKKTITGEDGEGESELKYLKAIRDVRDADPNLFEKVKRLPKKARTGRAYQSPGNSLLTYFRKGKLQKFYMTDRNSQSEELDFISAARVLEADTVTPRLVPGNDYFELLEKNKDAFSLATTEEPLEPRGKGGRDTATKLLKIIKAVQRYQGYTEDDEAYLKEVIRLLEEGALPKQTIKNLAKALNTESNPLRILGKLKTLVAPEFFKEPLSESAAQTAGPREVILSEYLAGGEA